The following coding sequences lie in one Chlorocebus sabaeus isolate Y175 chromosome 29, mChlSab1.0.hap1, whole genome shotgun sequence genomic window:
- the LOC103231296 gene encoding olfactory receptor 4F4: MSGVSCPPPSLLFIIPVKPGLGHFFHIKVTEAATFWNESTSETNNSIVTEFIFLGLSDSQELQIFLFVLFFVFYGGIVFGNLLIVITVVSDSHLHSPMYFLLANLSVIDLSLSSVTAPKMITDFFSQRKAISFKGCLVQIFLLHFFGGSEMVILIAMGFDRYVAICRPLHYTTIMCGNACVGIMAVAWGIGFLHSVSQLAFAIHLPFCGPNEVDSFHCDLPRVIKLACTDTYKLDIMVIANSGVFTVCSFVLLIISYTIILMTIQRRPSDRSSKALSTLTAHITVVLLFFGPCVFIYAWPFPIKSLDKFLAVFYSVITPLLNPIIYTLRNKDMKTAIRRLRKWDVHSSVKS, from the coding sequence AAGCGGCTACTTTCTGGAATGAATCAACGAGTGAAACAAATAACTCCATAGTGACTGAATTCATTTTTCTGGGTCTCTCTGATTCTCAGGAACTCCAGATCTTcctatttgtgttgttttttgtatTCTATGGAGGAATCGTGTTTGGAAACCTTCTTATTGTCATAACAGTGGTATCTGACTCCCACCTTCACTCTCCCATGTACTTTCTGCTAGCCAACCTCTCAGTCATTGATCTGTCTCTGTCTTCAGTCACAGCCCCCAAGATGATTACTGACTTTTTCAGCCAGCGCAAAGCCATCTCTTTCAAGGGCTGCCTTGTTCAgatatttctccttcacttctttGGTGGGAGTGAGATGGTAATCCTCATAGCCATGGGCTTTGACAGATATGTAGCAATATGCAGACCCCTGCACTATACTACAATTATGTGTGGCAATGCATGTGTCGGCATTATGGCTGTTGCATGGGGAATTGGCTTTCTCCATTCAGTGAGCCAGTTGGCCTTTGCCATTCACTTACCCTTCTGTGGTCCCAATGAGGTCGATAGCTTTCATTGTGACCTTCCTAGGGTAATCAAACTTGCCTGTACAGATACTTACAAGCTAGATATTATGGTCATTGCTAACAGTGGTGTGTTCACTGTGTGTTCTTTTGTTCTTCTAATCATCTCATACACTATCATCCTAATGACCATCCAACGTCGCCCTTCAGATAGGTCATCCAAAGCTCTGTCCACTTTGACTGCTCACATCACAGTAGTTCTTTTATTCTTTGGACCATGTGTCTTTATTTACGCCTGGCCATTCCCCATCAAGTCATTAGATAAATTCCTTGCTGTATTTTATTCTGTGATCACCCCTCTCTTGAACCCAATTATATACACACTGAGGAACAAAGACATGAAGACTGCAATAAGACGGCTGAGAAAATGGGATGTGCATTCTAGTGTAAAGTCTTAA